The following proteins are encoded in a genomic region of Pan troglodytes isolate AG18354 chromosome 2, NHGRI_mPanTro3-v2.0_pri, whole genome shotgun sequence:
- the TNK2 gene encoding activated CDC42 kinase 1 isoform X25, whose amino-acid sequence MPAARRFPGLELSFPLLARLRRRLYTRLGGGRMQPEEGTGWLLELLSEVQLQQYFLRLRDDLNVTRLSHFEYVKNEDLEKIGMGRPGQRRLWEAVKRRKALCKRKSWMSKVFSGKRLEAEFPPHHSQSTFRKTSPAPGGPAGEGPLQSLTCLIGEKDLRLLEKLGDGSFGVVRRGEWDAPSGKTVSVAVKCLKPDVLSQPEAMDDFIREVNAMHSLDHRNLIRLYGVVLTPPMKMVTELAPLGSLLDRLRKHQGHFLLGTLSRYAVQVAEGMGYLESKRFIHRDLAARNLLLATRDLVKIGDFGLMRALPQNDDHYVMQEHRKVPFAWCAPESLKTRTFSHASDTWMFGVTLWEMFTYGQEPWIGLNGSQILHKIDKEGERLPRPEDCPQDIYNVMVQCWAHKPEDRPTFVALRDFLLEAQPTDMRALQDFEEPDKLHIQMNDVITVIEGRAENYWWRGQNTRTLCVGPFPRNVVTSVAGLSAQDISQPLQNSFIHTGHGDSDPRHCWGFPDRIDELYLGNPMDPPDLLSVELSTSRPPQHLGGVKKPTYDPVSEDQDPLSSDFKRLGLRKPGLPRGLWLAKPSARVPGTKASRGSGAEVTLIDFGEEPVVPALRPCAPSLAQLAMDACSLLDETPPQSPTRALPRPLHPTPVVDWDARPLPPPPAYDDVAQDEDDFEICSINSTLVGAGVPAGPSQGQTNYAFVPEQARPPPPLEDNLFLPPQGGGKPPSSAQTAEIFQALQQECMRQLQAPAGSPAPSPSPGGDDKPQVPPRVPIPPRPTRPHVQLSPAPSGEEETSRWPGPASPPRVPPREPLSPQGSRTPSPLVPPGSSPLPPRLSSSPGKTMPTTQSFASDPKYATPQVIQAPGPRAGPCILPIVRDGKKVSSTHYYLLPERPSYLERYQRFLREAQSPEEPAPLPVPLLLPPPSTPAPAAPTATVRPMPQAALDPKANFSTNNSNPGARPPPPRATARLPQRGCPGDGPEAGRPADKIQMVEQLFGLGLRPRGECHKVLEMFDWNLEQAGCHLLGSWGPAHHKR is encoded by the exons ATGCCGGCAGCACGTCGGTTCCCTGGCCTGGagctctccttccctctcctggcCAGACTGCGGCGACGCCTGTACACA AGGCTGGGAGGCGGCAGAATGCAGCCAGAGGAGGGCACAGGCTGGCTGCTGGAGCTGCTGTCCGAGGTGCAGCTGCAACAGTACTTCCTGCGGCTCCGAGACGACCTCAACGTCACCCGCCTGTCCCACTTTGAGTACGTCAAGAATGAGGACCTGGAGAAGATCGGCATGGGCCGGCCTG GCCAGCGGCGGCTGTGGGAGGCTGTGAAGAGGAGGAAGGCCTTGTGCAAACGCAAGTCGTGGATGAGTAAG GTGTTCAGTGGGAAGCGACTGGAGGCTGAGTTCCCCCCTCATCACTCTCAGAGCACCTTCCGGAAGACCTCGCCCGCCCCTGGGGGCCCAGCAGGGGAGGGGCCCCTGCAGAGCCTCACCTGCCTCATTGGGGAGAAGGACCTGCGCCTCCTGGAGAAGCTGGGCGATGGTTCCTTTGGCGTGGTGCGCAGGGGCGAGTGGGACGCGCCCTCAGGGAAGACG GTGAGTGTGGCTGTGAAGTGCCTGAAGCCTGATGTCCTGAGCCAGCCAGAAGCCATGGACGACTTCATCCGGGAGGTCAATGCCATGCACTCGCTCGATCACCGCAACCTCATTCGCCTCTACGGGGTGGTGCTCACGCCGCCCATGAAGATG GTGACAGAGCTGGCACCTCTGGGATCGTTGTTGGACCGGCTACGTAAGCATCAGGGCCACTTCCTCCTGGGGACTCTGAGCCGCTACGCTGTGCAGGTGGCTGAGGGCATGGGCTACCTGGAGTCCAAGCGCTTTATTCACCGTGACCTGGCTGCCCGCAATCTGCTGTTGGCTACCCGCGACCTGGTCAAGATCGGGGACTTTGGGCTGATGCGAGCACTACCTCAGAATGACGACCATTACGTCATGCAGGAACATCGCAAGGTGCCCTTCGCCTG GTGTGCCCCCGAGAGCCTGAAGACACGCACCTTCTCCCATGCCAGCGACACCTGGATGTTCGGGGTGACACTGTGGGAAATGTTCACCTACGGCCAGGAGCCCTGGATTGGCCTCAACGGCAGTCAG ATCCTGCATAAGATCGACAAGGAGGGGGAGCGGCTGCCCCGGCCCGAGGACTGTCCCCAGGACATCTACAACGTCATGGTCCAGTGCTGGGCTCACAAGCCAGAGGACAGACCCACGTTTGTGGCCCTGCGGGACTTCCTGCTGGAG gcCCAGCCCACAGACATGCGGGCCCTTCAGGACTTTGAGGAACCGGACAAGCTGCACATCCAGATGAATGATGTCATCACTGTCATCGAGGGAAG GGCCGAGAACTACTGGTGGCGTGGCCAGAACACACGGACGCTGTGTGTGGGGCCCTTCCCTCGCAACGTGGTGACCTCCGTGGCCGGCCTGTCGGCTCAGGACATCAGCCAGCCCCTGCAGAACAGCTTCATCCACACAGGGCATGGCGACAGTGACCCCCGCCACTGCTGGGGCTTCCCGGACAGGATTGACGA ACTGTATCTGGGAAACCCCATGGACCCCCCCGACCTCCTGAGCGTGGAACTGAGCACCTCCCGGCCCCCCCAGCATCTAGGAGGGGTGAAAA AACCAACCTATGACCCTGTGAGCGAGGACCAAGACCCCTTGTCCAGTGACTTCAAGAGGCTGGGCCTGCGGAAGCCAGGCCTGCCCCGAGGGCTGTGGCTGGCGAAGCCCTCGGCGCGGGTGCCGGGCACCAAGGCCAGCCGAGGCAGCGGGGCTGAGGTCACGCTCATCGACTTTGGTGAGGAGCCCGTGGTCCCGGCCCTACGGCCCTGCGCGCCCTCCCTGGCGCAGCTGGCCATGGACGCCTGCTCCCTGCTGGACGAGACCCCGCCTCAGAGCCCCACGCGGGCACTGCCCCGGCCTCTGCACCCCACACCTGTGGTGGACTGGGACGCACGCCCGCTGCCCCCCCCGCCCGCCTATGACGACGTGGCCCAGGATGAGGATGACTTTGAGATCTGCTCCATCAACAGCACCCTCGTGGGCGCGGGGGTCCCTGCCGGGCCCAGCCAGGGCCAGACCAACTACGCCTTTGTGCCTGAGCAGGCGCGGCCGCCCCCTCCCCTGGAGGACAACCTGTTCCTCCCGCCCCAGGGTGGGGGCAAGCCGCCCAGCTCCGCACAGACGGCAGAGATCTTCCAGGCGCTACAGCAGGAGTGCATGAGGCAACTGCAGGCTCCGGCCGGCTCCCCGGCCCCCTCTCCCAGCCCGGGGGGTGACGACAAGCCCCAGGTGCCTCCTCGGGTACCCATCCCCCCTCGGCCCACGCGCCCACACGTCCAGCTGTCTCCAGCCCCCTCGGGCGAGGAGGAGACCAGCCGGTGGCCTGGACCTGCTTCCCCTCCCCGGGTGCCTCCGCGGGAGCCCCTGTCCCCTCAAGGCTCGAGGACACCCAGCCCCCTGGTACCACCTGGCAGCTCCCCGCTGCCACCCCGGCTCTCAAGCTCACCTGGGAAGACCATGCCCACCACCCAGAGCTTTGCCTCAGACCCCAAGTACGCCACCCCCCAGGTGATCCAGGCCCCTGGCCCGCGGGCTGGTCCCTGCATCCTGCCCATCGTCCGGGATGGCAAGAAGGTCAGCAGCACCCACTATTACTTGCTGCCCGAGCGACCATCCTACCTGGAGCGCTACCAGCGCTTCCTGCGTGAGGCCCAGAGCCCCGAGGAGCCGGCCCCCCTGCCTGTGCCTCTGCTGCTGCCCCCACCCAGCACCCCAGCCCCCGCCGCCCCCACGGCCACCGTGCGGCCGATGCCCCAGGCTGCCTTGGACCCCAAGGCCAACTTCTCCACCAACAACAGCAACCCAGGGGCCCGGCCACCACCCCCGAGGGCCACTGCTCGGCTGCCACAGAGGGGCTGCCCTGGCGATGGGCCAGAGGCGGGCCGGCCAGCAGACAAGATCCAGATG GTGGAGCAGCTCTTCGGGCTGGGTCTACGGCCCAGAGGGGAGTGCCACAAAGTGCTGGAGATGTTCGACTGGAACCTGGAGCAGGCCGGCTGCCACCTTCTGGGCTCCTGGGGCCCTGCCCACCACAA
- the TNK2 gene encoding activated CDC42 kinase 1 isoform X10 encodes MPAARRFPGLELSFPLLARLRRRLYTRLGGGRMQPEEGTGWLLELLSEVQLQQYFLRLRDDLNVTRLSHFEYVKNEDLEKIGMGRPGQRRLWEAVKRRKALCKRKSWMSKVFSGKRLEAEFPPHHSQSTFRKTSPAPGGPAGEGPLQSLTCLIGEKDLRLLEKLGDGSFGVVRRGEWDAPSGKTVSVAVKCLKPDVLSQPEAMDDFIREVNAMHSLDHRNLIRLYGVVLTPPMKMVTELAPLGSLLDRLRKHQGHFLLGTLSRYAVQVAEGMGYLESKRFIHRDLAARNLLLATRDLVKIGDFGLMRALPQNDDHYVMQEHRKVPFAWCAPESLKTRTFSHASDTWMFGVTLWEMFTYGQEPWIGLNGSQILHKIDKEGERLPRPEDCPQDIYNVMVQCWAHKPEDRPTFVALRDFLLEAQPTDMRALQDFEEPDKLHIQMNDVITVIEGRAENYWWRGQNTRTLCVGPFPRNVVTSVAGLSAQDISQPLQNSFIHTGHGDSDPRHCWGFPDRIDELYLGNPMDPPDLLSVELSTSRPPQHLGGVKREPPPRPPQPAFFTQKPTYDPVSEDQDPLSSDFKRLGLRKPGLPRGLWLAKPSARVPGTKASRGSGAEVTLIDFGEEPVVPALRPCAPSLAQLAMDACSLLDETPPQSPTRALPRPLHPTPVVDWDARPLPPPPAYDDVAQDEDDFEICSINSTLVGAGVPAGPSQGQTNYAFVPEQARPPPPLEDNLFLPPQGGGKPPSSAQTAEIFQALQQECMRQLQAPAGSPAPSPSPGGDDKPQVPPRVPIPPRPTRPHVQLSPAPSGEEETSRWPGPASPPRVPPREPLSPQGSRTPSPLVPPGSSPLPPRLSSSPGKTMPTTQSFASDPKYATPQVIQAPGPRAGPCILPIVRDGKKVSSTHYYLLPERPSYLERYQRFLREAQSPEEPAPLPVPLLLPPPSTPAPAAPTATVRPMPQAALDPKANFSTNNSNPGARPPPPRATARLPQRGCPGDGPEAGRPADKIQMLQAMVHGVTTEECQAALQCHGWSVQRAAQYLKVEQLFGLGLRPRGECHKVLEMFDWNLEQAGCHLLGSWGPAHHKR; translated from the exons ATGCCGGCAGCACGTCGGTTCCCTGGCCTGGagctctccttccctctcctggcCAGACTGCGGCGACGCCTGTACACA AGGCTGGGAGGCGGCAGAATGCAGCCAGAGGAGGGCACAGGCTGGCTGCTGGAGCTGCTGTCCGAGGTGCAGCTGCAACAGTACTTCCTGCGGCTCCGAGACGACCTCAACGTCACCCGCCTGTCCCACTTTGAGTACGTCAAGAATGAGGACCTGGAGAAGATCGGCATGGGCCGGCCTG GCCAGCGGCGGCTGTGGGAGGCTGTGAAGAGGAGGAAGGCCTTGTGCAAACGCAAGTCGTGGATGAGTAAG GTGTTCAGTGGGAAGCGACTGGAGGCTGAGTTCCCCCCTCATCACTCTCAGAGCACCTTCCGGAAGACCTCGCCCGCCCCTGGGGGCCCAGCAGGGGAGGGGCCCCTGCAGAGCCTCACCTGCCTCATTGGGGAGAAGGACCTGCGCCTCCTGGAGAAGCTGGGCGATGGTTCCTTTGGCGTGGTGCGCAGGGGCGAGTGGGACGCGCCCTCAGGGAAGACG GTGAGTGTGGCTGTGAAGTGCCTGAAGCCTGATGTCCTGAGCCAGCCAGAAGCCATGGACGACTTCATCCGGGAGGTCAATGCCATGCACTCGCTCGATCACCGCAACCTCATTCGCCTCTACGGGGTGGTGCTCACGCCGCCCATGAAGATG GTGACAGAGCTGGCACCTCTGGGATCGTTGTTGGACCGGCTACGTAAGCATCAGGGCCACTTCCTCCTGGGGACTCTGAGCCGCTACGCTGTGCAGGTGGCTGAGGGCATGGGCTACCTGGAGTCCAAGCGCTTTATTCACCGTGACCTGGCTGCCCGCAATCTGCTGTTGGCTACCCGCGACCTGGTCAAGATCGGGGACTTTGGGCTGATGCGAGCACTACCTCAGAATGACGACCATTACGTCATGCAGGAACATCGCAAGGTGCCCTTCGCCTG GTGTGCCCCCGAGAGCCTGAAGACACGCACCTTCTCCCATGCCAGCGACACCTGGATGTTCGGGGTGACACTGTGGGAAATGTTCACCTACGGCCAGGAGCCCTGGATTGGCCTCAACGGCAGTCAG ATCCTGCATAAGATCGACAAGGAGGGGGAGCGGCTGCCCCGGCCCGAGGACTGTCCCCAGGACATCTACAACGTCATGGTCCAGTGCTGGGCTCACAAGCCAGAGGACAGACCCACGTTTGTGGCCCTGCGGGACTTCCTGCTGGAG gcCCAGCCCACAGACATGCGGGCCCTTCAGGACTTTGAGGAACCGGACAAGCTGCACATCCAGATGAATGATGTCATCACTGTCATCGAGGGAAG GGCCGAGAACTACTGGTGGCGTGGCCAGAACACACGGACGCTGTGTGTGGGGCCCTTCCCTCGCAACGTGGTGACCTCCGTGGCCGGCCTGTCGGCTCAGGACATCAGCCAGCCCCTGCAGAACAGCTTCATCCACACAGGGCATGGCGACAGTGACCCCCGCCACTGCTGGGGCTTCCCGGACAGGATTGACGA ACTGTATCTGGGAAACCCCATGGACCCCCCCGACCTCCTGAGCGTGGAACTGAGCACCTCCCGGCCCCCCCAGCATCTAGGAGGGGTGAAAA GGGAGCCTCCAcctcgcccacctcagcctgccttcTTCACTCAGA AACCAACCTATGACCCTGTGAGCGAGGACCAAGACCCCTTGTCCAGTGACTTCAAGAGGCTGGGCCTGCGGAAGCCAGGCCTGCCCCGAGGGCTGTGGCTGGCGAAGCCCTCGGCGCGGGTGCCGGGCACCAAGGCCAGCCGAGGCAGCGGGGCTGAGGTCACGCTCATCGACTTTGGTGAGGAGCCCGTGGTCCCGGCCCTACGGCCCTGCGCGCCCTCCCTGGCGCAGCTGGCCATGGACGCCTGCTCCCTGCTGGACGAGACCCCGCCTCAGAGCCCCACGCGGGCACTGCCCCGGCCTCTGCACCCCACACCTGTGGTGGACTGGGACGCACGCCCGCTGCCCCCCCCGCCCGCCTATGACGACGTGGCCCAGGATGAGGATGACTTTGAGATCTGCTCCATCAACAGCACCCTCGTGGGCGCGGGGGTCCCTGCCGGGCCCAGCCAGGGCCAGACCAACTACGCCTTTGTGCCTGAGCAGGCGCGGCCGCCCCCTCCCCTGGAGGACAACCTGTTCCTCCCGCCCCAGGGTGGGGGCAAGCCGCCCAGCTCCGCACAGACGGCAGAGATCTTCCAGGCGCTACAGCAGGAGTGCATGAGGCAACTGCAGGCTCCGGCCGGCTCCCCGGCCCCCTCTCCCAGCCCGGGGGGTGACGACAAGCCCCAGGTGCCTCCTCGGGTACCCATCCCCCCTCGGCCCACGCGCCCACACGTCCAGCTGTCTCCAGCCCCCTCGGGCGAGGAGGAGACCAGCCGGTGGCCTGGACCTGCTTCCCCTCCCCGGGTGCCTCCGCGGGAGCCCCTGTCCCCTCAAGGCTCGAGGACACCCAGCCCCCTGGTACCACCTGGCAGCTCCCCGCTGCCACCCCGGCTCTCAAGCTCACCTGGGAAGACCATGCCCACCACCCAGAGCTTTGCCTCAGACCCCAAGTACGCCACCCCCCAGGTGATCCAGGCCCCTGGCCCGCGGGCTGGTCCCTGCATCCTGCCCATCGTCCGGGATGGCAAGAAGGTCAGCAGCACCCACTATTACTTGCTGCCCGAGCGACCATCCTACCTGGAGCGCTACCAGCGCTTCCTGCGTGAGGCCCAGAGCCCCGAGGAGCCGGCCCCCCTGCCTGTGCCTCTGCTGCTGCCCCCACCCAGCACCCCAGCCCCCGCCGCCCCCACGGCCACCGTGCGGCCGATGCCCCAGGCTGCCTTGGACCCCAAGGCCAACTTCTCCACCAACAACAGCAACCCAGGGGCCCGGCCACCACCCCCGAGGGCCACTGCTCGGCTGCCACAGAGGGGCTGCCCTGGCGATGGGCCAGAGGCGGGCCGGCCAGCAGACAAGATCCAGATG CTGCAGGCCATGGTGCATGGGGTGACCACAGAGGAGTGCCAGGCGGCCCTGCAGTGCCACGGCTGGAGCGTGCAGAGGGCTGCCCAGTATCTGAAG GTGGAGCAGCTCTTCGGGCTGGGTCTACGGCCCAGAGGGGAGTGCCACAAAGTGCTGGAGATGTTCGACTGGAACCTGGAGCAGGCCGGCTGCCACCTTCTGGGCTCCTGGGGCCCTGCCCACCACAA
- the TNK2 gene encoding activated CDC42 kinase 1 isoform X24: protein MQPEEGTGWLLELLSEVQLQQYFLRLRDDLNVTRLSHFEYVKNEDLEKIGMGRPGQRRLWEAVKRRKALCKRKSWMSKVFSGKRLEAEFPPHHSQSTFRKTSPAPGGPAGEGPLQSLTCLIGEKDLRLLEKLGDGSFGVVRRGEWDAPSGKTVSVAVKCLKPDVLSQPEAMDDFIREVNAMHSLDHRNLIRLYGVVLTPPMKMVTELAPLGSLLDRLRKHQGHFLLGTLSRYAVQVAEGMGYLESKRFIHRDLAARNLLLATRDLVKIGDFGLMRALPQNDDHYVMQEHRKVPFAWCAPESLKTRTFSHASDTWMFGVTLWEMFTYGQEPWIGLNGSQILHKIDKEGERLPRPEDCPQDIYNVMVQCWAHKPEDRPTFVALRDFLLEAQPTDMRALQDFEEPDKLHIQMNDVITVIEGRAENYWWRGQNTRTLCVGPFPRNVVTSVAGLSAQDISQPLQNSFIHTGHGDSDPRHCWGFPDRIDELYLGNPMDPPDLLSVELSTSRPPQHLGGVKKPTYDPVSEDQDPLSSDFKRLGLRKPGLPRGLWLAKPSARVPGTKASRGSGAEVTLIDFGEEPVVPALRPCAPSLAQLAMDACSLLDETPPQSPTRALPRPLHPTPVVDWDARPLPPPPAYDDVAQDEDDFEICSINSTLVGAGVPAGPSQGQTNYAFVPEQARPPPPLEDNLFLPPQGGGKPPSSAQTAEIFQALQQECMRQLQAPAGSPAPSPSPGGDDKPQVPPRVPIPPRPTRPHVQLSPAPSGEEETSRWPGPASPPRVPPREPLSPQGSRTPSPLVPPGSSPLPPRLSSSPGKTMPTTQSFASDPKYATPQVIQAPGPRAGPCILPIVRDGKKVSSTHYYLLPERPSYLERYQRFLREAQSPEEPAPLPVPLLLPPPSTPAPAAPTATVRPMPQAALDPKANFSTNNSNPGARPPPPRATARLPQRGCPGDGPEAGRPADKIQMLQAMVHGVTTEECQAALQCHGWSVQRAAQYLKVEQLFGLGLRPRGECHKVLEMFDWNLEQAGCHLLGSWGPAHHKR from the exons ATGCAGCCAGAGGAGGGCACAGGCTGGCTGCTGGAGCTGCTGTCCGAGGTGCAGCTGCAACAGTACTTCCTGCGGCTCCGAGACGACCTCAACGTCACCCGCCTGTCCCACTTTGAGTACGTCAAGAATGAGGACCTGGAGAAGATCGGCATGGGCCGGCCTG GCCAGCGGCGGCTGTGGGAGGCTGTGAAGAGGAGGAAGGCCTTGTGCAAACGCAAGTCGTGGATGAGTAAG GTGTTCAGTGGGAAGCGACTGGAGGCTGAGTTCCCCCCTCATCACTCTCAGAGCACCTTCCGGAAGACCTCGCCCGCCCCTGGGGGCCCAGCAGGGGAGGGGCCCCTGCAGAGCCTCACCTGCCTCATTGGGGAGAAGGACCTGCGCCTCCTGGAGAAGCTGGGCGATGGTTCCTTTGGCGTGGTGCGCAGGGGCGAGTGGGACGCGCCCTCAGGGAAGACG GTGAGTGTGGCTGTGAAGTGCCTGAAGCCTGATGTCCTGAGCCAGCCAGAAGCCATGGACGACTTCATCCGGGAGGTCAATGCCATGCACTCGCTCGATCACCGCAACCTCATTCGCCTCTACGGGGTGGTGCTCACGCCGCCCATGAAGATG GTGACAGAGCTGGCACCTCTGGGATCGTTGTTGGACCGGCTACGTAAGCATCAGGGCCACTTCCTCCTGGGGACTCTGAGCCGCTACGCTGTGCAGGTGGCTGAGGGCATGGGCTACCTGGAGTCCAAGCGCTTTATTCACCGTGACCTGGCTGCCCGCAATCTGCTGTTGGCTACCCGCGACCTGGTCAAGATCGGGGACTTTGGGCTGATGCGAGCACTACCTCAGAATGACGACCATTACGTCATGCAGGAACATCGCAAGGTGCCCTTCGCCTG GTGTGCCCCCGAGAGCCTGAAGACACGCACCTTCTCCCATGCCAGCGACACCTGGATGTTCGGGGTGACACTGTGGGAAATGTTCACCTACGGCCAGGAGCCCTGGATTGGCCTCAACGGCAGTCAG ATCCTGCATAAGATCGACAAGGAGGGGGAGCGGCTGCCCCGGCCCGAGGACTGTCCCCAGGACATCTACAACGTCATGGTCCAGTGCTGGGCTCACAAGCCAGAGGACAGACCCACGTTTGTGGCCCTGCGGGACTTCCTGCTGGAG gcCCAGCCCACAGACATGCGGGCCCTTCAGGACTTTGAGGAACCGGACAAGCTGCACATCCAGATGAATGATGTCATCACTGTCATCGAGGGAAG GGCCGAGAACTACTGGTGGCGTGGCCAGAACACACGGACGCTGTGTGTGGGGCCCTTCCCTCGCAACGTGGTGACCTCCGTGGCCGGCCTGTCGGCTCAGGACATCAGCCAGCCCCTGCAGAACAGCTTCATCCACACAGGGCATGGCGACAGTGACCCCCGCCACTGCTGGGGCTTCCCGGACAGGATTGACGA ACTGTATCTGGGAAACCCCATGGACCCCCCCGACCTCCTGAGCGTGGAACTGAGCACCTCCCGGCCCCCCCAGCATCTAGGAGGGGTGAAAA AACCAACCTATGACCCTGTGAGCGAGGACCAAGACCCCTTGTCCAGTGACTTCAAGAGGCTGGGCCTGCGGAAGCCAGGCCTGCCCCGAGGGCTGTGGCTGGCGAAGCCCTCGGCGCGGGTGCCGGGCACCAAGGCCAGCCGAGGCAGCGGGGCTGAGGTCACGCTCATCGACTTTGGTGAGGAGCCCGTGGTCCCGGCCCTACGGCCCTGCGCGCCCTCCCTGGCGCAGCTGGCCATGGACGCCTGCTCCCTGCTGGACGAGACCCCGCCTCAGAGCCCCACGCGGGCACTGCCCCGGCCTCTGCACCCCACACCTGTGGTGGACTGGGACGCACGCCCGCTGCCCCCCCCGCCCGCCTATGACGACGTGGCCCAGGATGAGGATGACTTTGAGATCTGCTCCATCAACAGCACCCTCGTGGGCGCGGGGGTCCCTGCCGGGCCCAGCCAGGGCCAGACCAACTACGCCTTTGTGCCTGAGCAGGCGCGGCCGCCCCCTCCCCTGGAGGACAACCTGTTCCTCCCGCCCCAGGGTGGGGGCAAGCCGCCCAGCTCCGCACAGACGGCAGAGATCTTCCAGGCGCTACAGCAGGAGTGCATGAGGCAACTGCAGGCTCCGGCCGGCTCCCCGGCCCCCTCTCCCAGCCCGGGGGGTGACGACAAGCCCCAGGTGCCTCCTCGGGTACCCATCCCCCCTCGGCCCACGCGCCCACACGTCCAGCTGTCTCCAGCCCCCTCGGGCGAGGAGGAGACCAGCCGGTGGCCTGGACCTGCTTCCCCTCCCCGGGTGCCTCCGCGGGAGCCCCTGTCCCCTCAAGGCTCGAGGACACCCAGCCCCCTGGTACCACCTGGCAGCTCCCCGCTGCCACCCCGGCTCTCAAGCTCACCTGGGAAGACCATGCCCACCACCCAGAGCTTTGCCTCAGACCCCAAGTACGCCACCCCCCAGGTGATCCAGGCCCCTGGCCCGCGGGCTGGTCCCTGCATCCTGCCCATCGTCCGGGATGGCAAGAAGGTCAGCAGCACCCACTATTACTTGCTGCCCGAGCGACCATCCTACCTGGAGCGCTACCAGCGCTTCCTGCGTGAGGCCCAGAGCCCCGAGGAGCCGGCCCCCCTGCCTGTGCCTCTGCTGCTGCCCCCACCCAGCACCCCAGCCCCCGCCGCCCCCACGGCCACCGTGCGGCCGATGCCCCAGGCTGCCTTGGACCCCAAGGCCAACTTCTCCACCAACAACAGCAACCCAGGGGCCCGGCCACCACCCCCGAGGGCCACTGCTCGGCTGCCACAGAGGGGCTGCCCTGGCGATGGGCCAGAGGCGGGCCGGCCAGCAGACAAGATCCAGATG CTGCAGGCCATGGTGCATGGGGTGACCACAGAGGAGTGCCAGGCGGCCCTGCAGTGCCACGGCTGGAGCGTGCAGAGGGCTGCCCAGTATCTGAAG GTGGAGCAGCTCTTCGGGCTGGGTCTACGGCCCAGAGGGGAGTGCCACAAAGTGCTGGAGATGTTCGACTGGAACCTGGAGCAGGCCGGCTGCCACCTTCTGGGCTCCTGGGGCCCTGCCCACCACAA